One genomic segment of Arachis duranensis cultivar V14167 chromosome 4, aradu.V14167.gnm2.J7QH, whole genome shotgun sequence includes these proteins:
- the LOC107485976 gene encoding LOW QUALITY PROTEIN: zinc finger CCCH domain-containing protein ZFN-like (The sequence of the model RefSeq protein was modified relative to this genomic sequence to represent the inferred CDS: inserted 1 base in 1 codon), translating into MEFDAAIPMSREGIPQDAMWQMNLRSSETMEPGPYPEHPGEPDCSYYIRTGLCRFGATCRFNHPPNRKLAIAAARMKGEFPERIGQPECQYYLKTGTCKFGATCKFHHPRDKAGIAGRVALNILGYPLRPNEAECAYYLRTGQCKFGNTCKFHHPQPSNMVLSMRSSPVYPTVHSPTTPGXGVVSVPGWGAYNGQMGSDSTQQSVGNGQTYASSRQGESANAGSQGAYSQYRSGSVPVGFYALQRENIFPERPGQPECQFYMKTGDCKFGAVCRFHHPRERLIPAPDCLLSPIGLPLRPGEPLCVFYSRYGICKFGPSCKFDHPMGIFAYNMSTSPSADASGRRMLGSSSGTAALNLSPEGLVESGSAKPRRLSLSETRQLPSSDDNIDDEG; encoded by the exons ATGGAATTCGATGCTGCAATTCCCATGTCCCGTGAAGGCATCCCTCAAG ATGCAATGTGGCAAATGAACTTGAGGTCGAGTGAAACGATGGAACCTGGACCTTATCCTGAGCATCCAGGAGAACCAGATTGTTCATATTACATCAGAACAGGACTCTGTAGATTCGGAGCAACATGTCGATTTAACCATCCTCCTAACAGGAAACTG GCTATTGCCGCTGCACGGATGAAAGGAGAGTTCCCAGAAAGGATAGGGCAGCCAGAATGTCAG tattatctGAAGACAGGAACTTGCAAATTCGGAGCCACATGCAAGTTTCATCATCCTAGAGACAAGGCCGGGATTGCTGGAAGAGTTGCTTTAAATATTTTAGGCTATCCACTCCGCCCG AATGAGGCGGAATGTGCTTACTATTTAAGAACCGGACAGTGCAAATTTGGGAACACTTGCAAATTCCATCATCCTCAACCAAGTAATATGGTGCTTTCAATGCGCAGTTCTCCTGTTTACCCCACCGTTCATTCTCCAACAACGCCAG CGGGAGTGGTTTCGGTACCTGGCTGGGGTGCATACAAT GGTCAAATGGGATCAGACAGTACACAACAATCAGTTGGAAATGGTCAAACATATGCATCCTCTCGTCAAGGCGAATCGGCAAATGCAGGATCCCAAGGAGCATATTCTCAATACCGTTCTGGATCAGTTCCTGTAGGTTTCTATGCATTGCAGAGGGAGAACATATTTCCTGAAAGACCTGGCCAGCCTGAATGCCAGTTCTACATGAAGACCGGAGATTGTAAGTTCGGTGCAGTCTGTCGTTTCCATCATCCGCGTGAGAGGCTGATTCCTGCTCCTGATTGTCTTTTGAGTCCAATTGGCCTTCCTTTACGTCCG GGAGAGCCATTGTGTGTCTTTTACTCGCGATATGGTATATGCAAATTCGGCCCGAGTTGCAAGTTTGACCACCCCATGGGAATCTTTGCCTATAATATGTCTACATCACCCTCAGCTGATGCTTCAGGACGACGAATGTTGGGTTCTTCATCAGGAACCGCCGCATTAAATTTATCACCAGAAGGACTTGTTGAGTCAGGCTCTGCGAAGCCAAGGAGGCTTTCATTGTCGGAGACTAGACAACTTCCTTCCAGTGATGATAACATTGATGATGAGGGATAA
- the LOC107485977 gene encoding uncharacterized protein LOC107485977, with amino-acid sequence MIPSHGLIISLIFVSIMANEATLIHEANGSFPMVPLMEEGKKSGLMMMMNESRRKLGSFQICALCTCCGGPRGVCLPSPCCYAINCNIPNKPYGFCSFTPRTCNCFGCHL; translated from the exons ATGATTCCTTCTCATGGCCTCATCATCTCTCTCATTTTTGTTTCCATCATGGCTAATGAAGCAACCTTAATCCAT GAGGCAAATGGGTCATTTCCCATGGTACCTTTGAtggaagaagggaagaagagtgggttgatgatgatgatgaatgagaGCAGAAGGAAGCTTGGAAGCTTCCAGATATGTGCTCTCTGCACCTGCTGTGGTGGTCCAAGAGGAGTGTGCTTGCCCTCTCCTTGTTGCTATGCCATCAATTGCAACATTCCAAACAAGCCCTATGGATTCTGTTCATTCACTCCCAGGACCTGTAATTGCTTTGGATGCCATCTTTAA
- the LOC107485929 gene encoding uncharacterized protein LOC107485929 isoform X1 translates to MVSPTRQEILDAESRSSRKSRPCLIFPVASFLCVFLLVATSFFAKGYKQKLSSFRTNYQNLGVDKCKNQCRPRGSEALPKGIISSSSNLEMRPLWGHAVVQKKNVNIDKKENASRNLFALAVGIRQKDVVNKMVTKFLGSGFVVMLFHYDGVVDEWKEFEWSDQVIHISAANQSKWWFAKRFLHPDIVSEYAYIFLWDEDLGVENFHPDKYVSIIKSEGLEISQPALDPHKSILHHQITVRLTTSQVHRRTYKAGYCDERSTAPPCTGWVEIMAPVFSREAWRCVWYMVQNDLVHAWGLDKQLGYCAQGDRTQNVGVVDAEYIVHYGLPTLGGINKSEALSQAKDHRIDVRRLSFQELEIFVKRWKKAVDEDSCWVDPFQ, encoded by the exons ATGGTGTCACCAACTCGT CAAGAAATTTTAGATGCTGAATCAAGGAGTAGTAGAAAATCAAGGCCTTGTTTGATTTTCCCTGTGGCTTCTTTTCTCTGTGTTTTTTTGCTTGTTGCAACTTCATTCTTTGCAAAAGGATACAAACAG AAACTATCAAGTTTTAGAACAAATTACCAGAATTTGGGAGTTGATAAATGCAAG AATCAATGCAGGCCTAGAGGAAGTGAGGCATTGCCCAAAGGAATAATCTCCAGCAGTTctaatttggaaatgagacctCTCTGGGGTCATGCTGTTGTTCAAAAGAAAAATGTCAATATAGAT AAAAAGGAAAATGCTTCAAGAAATTTGTTTGCATTGGCAGTAGGGATAAGGCAGAAAGATGTTGTAAACAAAATGGTCACAAAG TTCCTAGGAAGTGGTTTTGTTGTGATGCTGTTCCACTATGATGGTGTTGTTGATGAATGGAAGGAATTTGAATGGAGTGATCAAGTTATTCATATCTCTGCGGCTAATCAAAGTAAATG GTGGTTTGCGAAACGGTTCTTGCACCCTGACATAGTTTCAGAATAtgcttatatttttctttgggACGAGGATCTTggtgttgaaaattttcatccaGATAA GTATGTTTCAATCATAAAGAGTGAAGGGTTAGAGATATCACAACCAGCACTTGATCCTCACAAATCAATACTCCATCATCAAATTACCGTACGTTTGACTACCTCACAAGTCCACAG AAGGACATACAAAGCTGGTTATTGTGATGAAAGAAGCACTGCTCCACCTTGCACTGG ATGGGTGGAAATTATGGCTCCTGTTTTTTCAAGGGAAGCATGGCGTTGTGTTTGGTATATGGTCCAG aatgaCTTGGTCCATGCTTGGGGTCTAGATAAACAACTTGGCTATTGTGCTCAG GGAGATAGAACACAAAATGTTGGTGTTGTGGACGCTGAATACATAGTCCATTATGGTCTTCCTACTCTTGGTGGCATAAATAAATCTGAg GCTTTATCTCAAGCAAAAGATCATAGAATTGAT GTAAGAAGACTTTCTTTCCAAGAATTAGAGATTTTTGTGAAACGTTGGAAAAAGGCCGTGGATGAAGATTCTTGTTGGGTTGATCCATTTCAATAG
- the LOC107485929 gene encoding uncharacterized protein LOC107485929 isoform X2, producing MRPLWGHAVVQKKNVNIDKKENASRNLFALAVGIRQKDVVNKMVTKFLGSGFVVMLFHYDGVVDEWKEFEWSDQVIHISAANQSKWWFAKRFLHPDIVSEYAYIFLWDEDLGVENFHPDKYVSIIKSEGLEISQPALDPHKSILHHQITVRLTTSQVHRRTYKAGYCDERSTAPPCTGWVEIMAPVFSREAWRCVWYMVQNDLVHAWGLDKQLGYCAQGDRTQNVGVVDAEYIVHYGLPTLGGINKSEALSQAKDHRIDVRRLSFQELEIFVKRWKKAVDEDSCWVDPFQ from the exons atgagacctCTCTGGGGTCATGCTGTTGTTCAAAAGAAAAATGTCAATATAGAT AAAAAGGAAAATGCTTCAAGAAATTTGTTTGCATTGGCAGTAGGGATAAGGCAGAAAGATGTTGTAAACAAAATGGTCACAAAG TTCCTAGGAAGTGGTTTTGTTGTGATGCTGTTCCACTATGATGGTGTTGTTGATGAATGGAAGGAATTTGAATGGAGTGATCAAGTTATTCATATCTCTGCGGCTAATCAAAGTAAATG GTGGTTTGCGAAACGGTTCTTGCACCCTGACATAGTTTCAGAATAtgcttatatttttctttgggACGAGGATCTTggtgttgaaaattttcatccaGATAA GTATGTTTCAATCATAAAGAGTGAAGGGTTAGAGATATCACAACCAGCACTTGATCCTCACAAATCAATACTCCATCATCAAATTACCGTACGTTTGACTACCTCACAAGTCCACAG AAGGACATACAAAGCTGGTTATTGTGATGAAAGAAGCACTGCTCCACCTTGCACTGG ATGGGTGGAAATTATGGCTCCTGTTTTTTCAAGGGAAGCATGGCGTTGTGTTTGGTATATGGTCCAG aatgaCTTGGTCCATGCTTGGGGTCTAGATAAACAACTTGGCTATTGTGCTCAG GGAGATAGAACACAAAATGTTGGTGTTGTGGACGCTGAATACATAGTCCATTATGGTCTTCCTACTCTTGGTGGCATAAATAAATCTGAg GCTTTATCTCAAGCAAAAGATCATAGAATTGAT GTAAGAAGACTTTCTTTCCAAGAATTAGAGATTTTTGTGAAACGTTGGAAAAAGGCCGTGGATGAAGATTCTTGTTGGGTTGATCCATTTCAATAG